From a region of the Fischerella sp. JS2 genome:
- a CDS encoding glucose-1-phosphate thymidylyltransferase produces MKALILAGGKGTRLRPLTYTGAKQLVPVANKPILWYGIEEMVAAGITDIGIIISSETGTEVQAKTGNGDRFGAKITYILQDQPAGLAHAVKVAYPFLEDSPFVMYLGDNLIQQGDLSYFLQKFTNQQQDAIILLRQVSNPSAFGVARIDETGRVLQLVEKPKVPPSNLALVGVYFFSPVIHDAIACIQPSARGELEITDAIQCLIDQQKQVLACQLQGWWLDTGKKDDLLEANRLILDTYLNTKILGEIDAESNIIGRVQIGTHSQLVNTTIRGPVVIGSNCYLENCFIGPYTSIADNTQLIESDIEHSVVLEGAKITRIHQRIIDSVIGQRAQLTTAPQRPKALRFMIGDDCQIELT; encoded by the coding sequence ATGAAAGCATTAATTCTTGCTGGCGGTAAAGGTACTCGTTTACGCCCTCTTACTTATACAGGGGCAAAACAACTGGTTCCCGTTGCTAATAAACCAATTTTGTGGTATGGCATTGAAGAGATGGTTGCTGCTGGTATAACTGATATTGGCATCATTATCAGCTCAGAAACTGGAACAGAAGTACAAGCCAAAACTGGAAATGGCGATCGCTTTGGCGCAAAAATTACATACATCTTACAAGACCAACCAGCTGGACTTGCCCACGCCGTGAAAGTTGCTTATCCCTTCTTAGAAGATTCGCCTTTTGTCATGTACTTAGGCGATAACTTAATTCAACAAGGCGATTTAAGCTACTTTTTACAAAAATTTACTAACCAACAGCAAGATGCTATTATTCTCCTGCGTCAAGTAAGCAATCCTAGTGCCTTTGGTGTAGCTAGGATTGATGAAACAGGGCGAGTTTTGCAGTTAGTCGAAAAACCCAAAGTACCCCCGTCTAATTTGGCATTAGTAGGGGTTTACTTCTTTTCTCCTGTTATTCATGATGCGATCGCCTGTATCCAACCTTCCGCACGAGGTGAACTAGAAATCACCGATGCTATTCAATGTCTAATAGATCAGCAAAAGCAAGTTCTAGCTTGCCAATTGCAAGGCTGGTGGCTAGATACTGGTAAAAAAGATGACTTGCTAGAAGCGAATCGTCTGATTCTGGACACCTACTTAAACACGAAAATTTTAGGGGAAATCGATGCCGAAAGTAATATCATCGGTCGAGTTCAAATTGGTACTCATTCTCAATTAGTGAACACTACTATTCGTGGCCCTGTAGTTATAGGTAGCAATTGTTATTTAGAAAACTGCTTTATAGGCCCTTACACCAGCATTGCCGATAATACCCAACTTATTGAAAGCGACATAGAGCATAGTGTAGTTTTGGAAGGTGCTAAAATAACGAGAATTCATCAACGTATTATTGACAGCGTAATTGGACAAAGGGCGCAATTAACTACTGCACCACAGCGTCCTAAAGCCTTGCGATTTATGATTGGTGATGACTGTCAAATTGAATTAACGTGA
- the rfbD gene encoding dTDP-4-dehydrorhamnose reductase, with the protein MSKLILLIGSNGQLGKELQQSLSTYANVISIARPTVDLAQPDTICSVIREKQPQIIINAAAYTAVDKAESEPELAKAINTIAPQIFAQEAKKQQAFLIHISTDYVFDGNSSRPYQETDKTNPLNIYGQTKLAGEEAIRETYIHHLILRTAWVYGTFGKSNFVKTMLRLGREREEIRVVADQIGSPTWARDIAETITKLIPLLNSEIAGTYHYTNSGVASWYDFAVAIFEEAQQLGFPLKVQRIVPITTSGYPTPARRPAYSVLACAKITETLGNHAPHWRQRLRKMLKELVVSG; encoded by the coding sequence ATGAGTAAATTAATTCTACTAATCGGCAGTAACGGTCAATTAGGCAAAGAACTGCAACAAAGTTTATCAACCTACGCAAATGTAATTTCAATTGCACGTCCTACTGTAGATCTTGCTCAACCAGATACTATATGCAGTGTAATTAGAGAAAAGCAACCACAAATCATTATCAATGCTGCTGCTTATACTGCTGTTGATAAAGCTGAAAGTGAACCAGAATTAGCAAAAGCGATTAATACAATCGCCCCGCAAATTTTCGCACAGGAAGCCAAAAAACAACAAGCTTTTCTAATTCATATATCTACCGATTATGTTTTTGATGGCAACAGCAGCCGTCCCTATCAAGAAACAGATAAAACTAACCCTTTAAATATCTATGGTCAAACTAAACTAGCAGGAGAAGAAGCTATTCGCGAGACTTACATTCATCATCTTATTCTTCGTACTGCCTGGGTTTATGGAACTTTTGGCAAAAGCAATTTTGTCAAAACAATGCTACGACTAGGAAGAGAAAGAGAAGAAATTCGTGTTGTTGCAGATCAAATTGGTAGTCCTACTTGGGCGAGAGACATAGCAGAAACTATAACCAAATTAATACCTTTGTTGAATTCAGAAATTGCTGGAACTTATCACTATACAAATAGTGGTGTTGCTAGCTGGTATGACTTTGCTGTTGCAATTTTTGAAGAAGCCCAACAATTAGGTTTCCCTCTAAAAGTACAGCGAATTGTTCCGATTACTACTTCAGGATATCCCACACCTGCCCGTCGACCTGCATACTCAGTTCTCGCATGTGCCAAAATAACTGAGACTTTGGGAAATCATGCGCCCCATTGGCGGCAGAGATTAAGGAAAATGTTGAAAGAGTTAGTAGTTAGTGGTTAG
- the rfbC gene encoding dTDP-4-dehydrorhamnose 3,5-epimerase, whose translation MKIIRTKIPDIFIIEPQVFQDDRGFFFESYNYQKFAEVTSNLFNFVQDNHSYSKQNVLRGLHYQIRQPQGKLVRVVIGSIFDVAVDIRKSSSTFGKWIGCELNAENKRQLWIPPGFAHGFVVLSEVAEVLYKTTDYYAPQYERCILWNDPDLAIDWRLTTSPILSTKDKAGKPLKESEVYTQSPILAIK comes from the coding sequence ATGAAGATTATTCGTACTAAAATTCCTGATATTTTCATCATCGAACCTCAAGTCTTCCAAGATGATCGTGGCTTTTTCTTTGAAAGCTATAACTACCAAAAATTTGCTGAAGTAACTAGTAATTTGTTTAACTTTGTTCAAGACAACCATTCTTACTCTAAACAAAACGTTTTGCGTGGTTTACATTACCAAATTCGACAACCACAGGGAAAGTTGGTCAGAGTTGTAATTGGTAGTATATTTGATGTTGCTGTAGATATCAGAAAAAGCTCCTCGACTTTTGGTAAGTGGATAGGTTGTGAACTCAATGCCGAGAACAAACGCCAACTCTGGATACCACCAGGCTTTGCTCACGGATTTGTTGTCCTTTCAGAAGTTGCTGAAGTCCTCTATAAAACCACCGACTATTACGCACCCCAATATGAACGATGCATCCTTTGGAATGATCCTGACTTGGCGATAGATTGGCGTCTCACCACATCACCAATCTTATCTACTAAAGACAAAGCAGGTAAACCTTTGAAAGAATCCGAAGTTTATACTCAATCCCCAATTTTGGCTATAAAGTAG
- a CDS encoding chorismate-binding protein, with product MTQPWYWRSLPLDNRTGSHIFKALFGSTQTSEIATLLESPYPTPTDNPQLARYSICAGTPRYVDGYPQMWTPALGNVLPFLEQLLQAKVGGGGGHRGHGGQEEENTFHTPHTPHTPPYGKPRKARLHTPPTAPNPHSPKGVGTPSSPPPHLPFTGGWLGWLGYDIAREIERLPYTKSDSLPFPVAFWYEPDSFAVLDHWEQILWLAATSPDGLDELERKLEHEDDGELGVPTPLGGWGLGAMGRLGDGEKDFTPPPHHPTSLSPYHTLPILPPLCFHSSQEEYEAAVNSAKKYIQAGDIFQTNLSLRFETHTTASGWEIYRALQQINPSPFACYFQTPWGEVISCSPERLVKSQRHTDTTFHVSTRPIAGTRSRGIMPEQDQKLAQELLNNTKERAEHIMLVDLERNDLGRVCEWGSVKVDELLTIERYSHVMHLVSNITGTLRHDVSAVDLIRAIFPGGTITGCPKVRCMEIIEELEPVRRSLFYGSCGYLDWQGNLDLNILIRTLLLVPSSPEEVEGDREVGRSGVRENIELDSPHYPITSSLHHINPITSPLNTVWGQVGAGIVADSDPEREWHESLHKAQAQLQALATVFGDRGVGRQGG from the coding sequence ATGACACAACCTTGGTATTGGCGATCGCTTCCTTTAGATAATCGCACTGGTTCCCATATTTTTAAAGCTTTATTTGGTTCTACACAGACATCAGAAATAGCAACTTTATTAGAAAGCCCATACCCCACACCCACAGATAACCCTCAATTAGCCCGTTATTCTATTTGTGCAGGTACTCCTCGGTATGTGGATGGATACCCCCAAATGTGGACTCCTGCGCTGGGAAATGTTTTACCCTTTCTAGAACAGTTATTGCAAGCAAAAGTAGGGGGAGGTGGGGGACATCGGGGACATGGGGGACAAGAGGAAGAAAATACTTTTCACACCCCTCACACCCCTCACACCCCACCCTACGGGAAGCCGCGCAAAGCGCGTCTACACACTCCCCCCACTGCCCCTAATCCCCACTCCCCCAAGGGAGTAGGGACCCCGAGTTCCCCACCTCCCCACCTCCCCTTCACCGGTGGTTGGCTCGGTTGGTTAGGATATGATATCGCCAGAGAAATTGAACGGCTACCATACACTAAATCTGATTCATTGCCATTTCCAGTTGCTTTTTGGTACGAACCAGATAGTTTTGCTGTTTTGGATCATTGGGAGCAAATTTTATGGTTAGCCGCCACTAGTCCCGACGGGTTGGATGAGTTAGAGAGGAAACTCGAACACGAAGATGATGGGGAACTCGGGGTCCCCACTCCCTTGGGGGGGTGGGGATTAGGGGCAATGGGGAGATTGGGAGATGGGGAGAAAGATTTTACCCCACCACCCCACCACCCCACCTCCCTATCTCCCTATCACACTCTCCCCATCCTCCCCCCTCTTTGCTTCCATAGTTCTCAAGAAGAGTACGAAGCAGCAGTTAACAGTGCCAAAAAATACATCCAGGCTGGAGACATATTTCAGACTAATTTGTCGTTGCGGTTTGAAACACATACAACTGCTTCTGGTTGGGAAATATATCGTGCTTTACAGCAGATCAATCCTTCTCCCTTTGCTTGCTATTTCCAAACACCTTGGGGGGAAGTGATTAGCTGTTCACCAGAGAGGTTAGTAAAGTCACAAAGACATACAGACACGACTTTTCACGTCTCCACCAGGCCGATCGCAGGGACGCGATCGCGTGGGATCATGCCAGAACAAGACCAAAAATTAGCACAAGAGTTACTTAATAACACCAAAGAGCGTGCCGAACATATCATGCTGGTAGATTTAGAACGCAACGATTTAGGACGGGTCTGTGAATGGGGAAGTGTAAAGGTTGATGAACTATTGACTATTGAGCGATATAGCCACGTCATGCATCTGGTCAGCAACATCACAGGTACTCTCAGACATGATGTTAGTGCTGTTGACTTGATTCGTGCCATATTCCCTGGTGGTACAATCACAGGCTGTCCCAAAGTCCGCTGTATGGAAATCATCGAAGAACTAGAACCTGTACGGCGTAGTTTGTTCTATGGTTCCTGCGGCTACTTGGATTGGCAAGGTAACTTGGATTTAAACATCTTAATTCGCACCCTGCTGTTGGTTCCCTCCTCACCTGAAGAGGTAGAGGGAGATAGGGAGGTGGGGAGATCGGGAGTTAGGGAGAATATTGAATTAGATTCTCCCCATTACCCCATCACTTCATCACTCCATCATATAAACCCCATCACCTCACCACTCAACACTGTCTGGGGACAAGTGGGAGCAGGAATTGTCGCAGACAGCGATCCTGAGCGAGAATGGCATGAATCTTTACATAAAGCTCAGGCACAACTACAGGCGCTAGCAACTGTTTTTGGGGATCGGGGAGTAGGAAGACAAGGAGGATAA
- the pipX gene encoding transcriptional coactivator PipX, giving the protein MNPESSETYINHPTWGLLYRICMVDENQELFTTLYAQRLFFLVISDAKGVKFQPIGRTEARMLLENRLRNLRRAGQAQEYDQLQSIFQRTFQ; this is encoded by the coding sequence ATGAACCCAGAAAGCTCAGAAACTTACATAAATCATCCAACTTGGGGTTTGCTCTATAGGATCTGTATGGTGGATGAAAACCAAGAGTTATTCACTACACTGTATGCTCAGCGCCTATTTTTTTTAGTAATATCCGATGCTAAAGGTGTCAAATTTCAGCCGATAGGACGTACTGAAGCAAGAATGCTGCTAGAAAATCGCTTGCGTAACCTACGTCGTGCTGGACAAGCCCAGGAGTACGATCAGTTGCAGAGTATCTTCCAACGCACCTTCCAATGA